A window of Bacillota bacterium contains these coding sequences:
- a CDS encoding tyrosine-type recombinase/integrase: protein MRVQEALTRDGRVRYLLVTDDGDIVEPVARYLKYLDATGKARNTIRAYCYHLKLYFEFLSQQRLDYRRVGLDDLASFLRWLRSPFASLRVIPAQPVKEARTVRTVNMVISTVTDFYDYLLRTDRYQGQLPEQLRRTISASRRRFKGLLHHVARAKPVQVNVLQIREPRRCRRVLGQDEVQRLLDACSNSRDRLLLALLYQAQLRIGEALALWLEDFDVTAARLSVADRGELINAAEIKSFSSPRTVHVSRDLVNLFLDYVAEYHTEASPNSVFLKIAGPARGSPMTYADVDALFRRLRKKTGIAVTPHTLRHTGLTELFRAGMRPEAIQRRAGHAHAQTTLQTYVHPSEEDL from the coding sequence GTGCGGGTTCAGGAAGCTCTCACCCGCGATGGGCGGGTTCGTTACTTGCTGGTGACCGATGACGGGGACATCGTCGAACCGGTGGCCCGCTACCTCAAGTATCTTGATGCCACCGGCAAGGCCAGGAACACGATCCGAGCGTACTGCTACCACCTGAAGCTGTACTTCGAATTCCTGTCCCAGCAAAGACTCGACTACCGCCGGGTCGGGCTCGACGACCTGGCCTCCTTCCTCCGCTGGCTCCGCAGCCCCTTTGCCTCGCTGAGGGTCATCCCCGCGCAGCCGGTGAAAGAGGCCCGCACTGTCCGTACCGTCAACATGGTCATCTCCACCGTCACCGACTTCTACGACTACCTCTTGCGCACCGACAGGTACCAGGGACAGTTGCCCGAGCAACTCAGGCGGACGATCTCGGCTAGCCGCCGGCGATTCAAAGGCCTCCTCCACCACGTAGCCCGTGCCAAACCCGTCCAGGTCAATGTGTTGCAGATCAGGGAGCCGCGGCGCTGCCGGCGCGTCCTTGGTCAGGACGAGGTACAAAGGCTTCTCGACGCTTGCTCCAACAGCCGTGACCGCCTTCTGCTTGCCCTCCTGTATCAGGCCCAACTGAGGATCGGTGAGGCGCTGGCGCTGTGGCTGGAAGACTTCGATGTAACCGCGGCGAGGCTTTCCGTGGCCGACCGCGGCGAACTCATCAACGCGGCCGAAATCAAGAGCTTCTCCAGCCCCCGCACCGTGCACGTGAGTCGCGACCTGGTTAACCTCTTTCTGGACTACGTGGCAGAGTACCATACCGAAGCATCCCCTAATTCTGTGTTCCTCAAGATTGCCGGACCCGCCAGAGGCTCACCCATGACGTACGCCGACGTCGACGCCCTTTTCAGACGACTCCGGAAGAAGACAGGCATCGCCGTTACTCCCCATACCTTGAGGCACACAGGTCTCACCGAGCTCTTTCGGGCGGGAATGAGGCCGGAGGCAATCCAGAGGCGGGCAGGCCACGCCCACGCCCAAACCACGCTGCAAACCTACGTCCACCCCAGCGAAGAGGACTTGAG